One Onychostoma macrolepis isolate SWU-2019 chromosome 15, ASM1243209v1, whole genome shotgun sequence DNA segment encodes these proteins:
- the c1qtnf5 gene encoding LOW QUALITY PROTEIN: complement C1q tumor necrosis factor-related protein 5 (The sequence of the model RefSeq protein was modified relative to this genomic sequence to represent the inferred CDS: inserted 1 base in 1 codon) gives MTSLQTWPLSLLLVIALHCSNSLEDNKIPNLCTGSPGIPGSPGLHGSPGQPGRDGRDGRDAQPGEKGDRGDRGEPGQSGMRGLTGDRGDAGXKGERGSPGECAVAPKSAFSAKLSESRTSPLAVGDAVRFDKIILNEQGDYNPETGRFTCRVPGVYYFAVHATVYRSSLQFDLIKNGHTVASYFQIFGNWSKPASLSGGTLAHLIPGDQVWVQMALGEYTGFYSSSKTDSTFTGFLVYSDWKNSAVFA, from the exons ATGACATCTCTGCAGACATGGCCTCTTTCATTGCTGCTTGTTATTGCATTACATTGTTCTAACTCACTCGAAGACAACAAGATCCCCAATTTGTGCACTGGAAGCCCAGGCATCCCAGGATCCCCTGGGTTGCATGGCAGCCCCGGTCAGCCCGGCAGGGATGGACGAGACGGTCGTGACGCTCAACCCGGAGAGAAAGGGGACAGAGGAGACAGAGGAGAACCAG GTCAGTCGGGGATGAGGGGCCTTACGGGAGACCGAGGAGATGCAg gaaaaggagagagaggaaGCCCGGGCGAGTGTGCGGTGGCCCCCAAATCAGCTTTTAGTGCCAAACTGTCTGAGTCCCGCACAAGCCCATTGGCGGTAGGGGACGCGGTGCGTTTTGACAAAATCATTCTAAACGAGCAGGGGGATTACAATCCAGAGACGGGACGATTCACCTGCAGAGTGCCGGGCGTCTACTACTTTGCTGTTCACGCCACAGTCTACCGCTCCAGCTTGCAGTTTGACCTCATAAAGAACGGACACACCGTGGCCTCCTACTTTCAGATCTTTGGGAACTGGTCCAAACCAGCCTCGCTGTCTGGAGGAACACTAGCGCACCTGATTCCAGGAGATCAGGTGTGGGTGCAGATGGCCCTGGGCGAGTACACTGGCTTTTACTCCAGTTCGAAGACAGACAGCACTTTCACTGGTTTCCTAGTGTACTCAGACTGGAAGAACTCTGCTGTTTTTGCATAG
- the rnf26 gene encoding E3 ubiquitin-protein ligase RNF26, with the protein MGLLHFVFSSIGKCIEVICLLLDLNFVIVSSIIQLLVAVISFINSLPMLLTTSLSECWNLALLCIITMRDGVTVVTHNMVGGWMQLLGGILESFKMIGYLSSHVLLRTKELLHRGLLSGHGLLRQAWEGCGIVFSLLLYFINTIINLLLIGTQNLYSVVVSTVEAVSCPLQKALELTLTVLTFLYSSLVGTSILLWTPCRLAMEFLGSVCHVFVSIFLLNSYGLLLTLIIIASATVYLNPALPRLVINYINAVPILRRLRRALHRLCVLERNVWQRLAWHRSQIMVPARMEVAERDVRQPDPNPEPQVDLNVPEIVPEDANQVDDPINLPLPSSSTHRPLRKFPSEDSCKGPPADNLLTLLQEQEERKKCVICQDSTKTVVLLPCRHLCLCRDCTDILLSQPIYQQNCPLCRHMILQTMDVYL; encoded by the coding sequence ATGGGTCTATTGCACTTTGTTTTTAGTTCAATTGGAAAATGCATAGAAGTCATTTGCCTCCTCCTGGATTTAAATTTTGTGATTGTCAGCTCAATAATTCAGCTGTTGGTGGCAGTGATCTCCTTTATCAATAGTCTGCCCATGCTACTCACAACTTCATTGTCAGAGTGCTGGAATCTCGCTCTGCTTTGCATCATCACCATGAGGGACGGAGTGACCGTCGTGACCCATAACATGGTCGGAGGCTGGATGCAGCTGCTGGGAGGCATCCTGGAAAGCTTCAAGATGATCGGATACCTGTCTTCGCATGTATTGCTCCGCACCAAAGAGCTTCTCCACCGTGGACTGTTGTCGGGACACGGTTTGCTGCGACAGGCCTGGGAAGGCTGTGGAATTGTGTTCAGCTTGCTGCTGTATTTCATCAACACGATCATCAACTTGCTGCTCATAGGCACGCAGAATTTATACTCTGTGGTGGTCAGCACGGTGGAAGCGGTGTCCTGCCCTTTGCAGAAAGCACTTGAGCTGACTTTGACGGTGCTTACGTTTCTTTACAGCAGTCTTGTCGGCACCTCCATCCTGCTGTGGACGCCATGCAGACTGGCGATGGAGTTCCTGGGATCCGTGTGCCATGTATTTGTGAGCATTTTCCTGCTCAACTCTTACGGGCTGCTGCTCACGTTGATCATAATTGCGAGTGCCACCGTATATCTAAACCCCGCGCTCCCACGACTTGTAATCAACTACATCAACGCTGTTCCCATCCTACGGCGTCTCCGGAGGGCTCTACACCGCCTCTGTGTGCTCGAGAGGAACGTGTGGCAGCGATTGGCCTGGCATCGCAGCCAGATAATGGTTCCTGCGAGGATGGAAGTGGCAGAGAGGGATGTTAGACAGCCTGATCCCAACCCTGAGCCTCAAGTTGACCTAAATGTGCCGGAAATCGTGCCTGAGGACGCCAACCAAGTGGACGACCCTATAAACCTGCCGCTTCCCAGTTCCAGCACTCACAGGCCACTCCGGAAGTTTCCTTCGGAGGACAGTTGCAAAGGCCCTCCAGCTGACAACCTGCTGACTCTTCTGCAGGAGCAAGAAGAGAGGAAGAAGTGCGTGATCTGTCAGGACAGCACCAAGACTGTCGTGCTCCTGCCGTGCCGTCACTTGTGCTTGTGTAGAGACTGCACCGACATTTTGCTCAGCCAGCCTATCTACCAACAAAACTGCCCCCTGTGccgccacatgatccttcagaccaTGGACGTGTATCTCTGA